A region of Diadema setosum chromosome 15, eeDiaSeto1, whole genome shotgun sequence DNA encodes the following proteins:
- the LOC140238913 gene encoding transcription factor HES-4-like has protein sequence MLSATAYTSSDLCANRPRTAKHLTERKRRARINDSLLQLKSMVFPAVRKDISRHPKMEKADILEMTVRYLKDVQTHPRDGSQPVAGVTQYHAGFTECLSEVSNFMSTCESIDIETRLRLLGHLADRCSTINEPDQKPDVQHQRVAATPSPVTVPASSPIPVIQPQQSHPQQGGMVILVPAQTVQPLPTATPVISVKVPGNDNLLTPPQSPISPDGTPGATRLTPSPIDVKPSKRAIDLHNQRFNPYQKHQQVKAVEKSMWRPW, from the exons ATGCTGTCTGCTACTGCTTACACATCATCAGACCTGTGTGCTAACAGACCAAGG ACTGCCAAGCACCTGACAGAACGAAAAAGACGGGCTCGCATCAATGACAGCCTTCTGCAGCTGAAGAGCATGGTCTTCCCTGCCGTCagaaaagat ATTTCTCGGCATCCAAAGATGGAGAAGGCTGACATCTTGGAGATGACAGTTCGCTATCTCAAAGACGTTCAGACGCATCCGCGTGACGGTAGCCAGCCAGTCGCCGGCGTCACCCAGTACCACGCTGGATTCACCGAGTGCTTGAGCGAGGTCTCCAACTTCATGTCAACATGCGAGAGTATCGACATCGAGACTCGTCTGCGTCTTTTGGGCCACCTTGCCGACCGCTGCAGCACCATCAACGAGCCTGACCAAAAACCCGACGTGCAGCATCAGCGTGTCGCAGCGACGCCTAGTCCAGTCACCGTCCCGGCCTCCTCGCCAATCCCCGTCATCCAGCCACAGCAGTCTCATCCCCAGCAAGGTGGGATGGTTATCCTCGTGCCCGCCCAGACGGTGCAGCCGCTGCCTACCGCCACACCCGTCATCTCCGTCAAAGTTCCTGGGAACGATAACCTCCTCACACCACCACAGTCCCCCATCTCCCCCGATGGCACGCCGGGTGCTACGCGACTTACCCCTTCCCCGATCGACGTCAAACCATCCAAGCGAGCCATCGACCTCCACAACCAGCGCTTCAATCCCTACCAGAAGCACCAACAGGTGAAAGCTGTGGAGAAGTCAATGTGGCGTCCGTGGTAA